CCAAGGCCCAGGAAACCGGGGTCTATATGCCGTTGGTCGCCGGCCTGCACGCGATCCTGTTCGAAGGGCGCACTTTGAACCAAGTCATTGAGTTGCTGATGCGTGCCGAGCCCAAGACTGATGTCGACTTTATTTCCACCAGTGGTTTCAACTGAGGAACGCGCGATGAACGATCCCAAAGCAGCACCCAAGTATGAATCTATCGTCCTGCGCATCCTGTGGATGCTGGTGTTTGCCCTGGTCTGGCAAGTGGCGCAGTTTATCCTCGGCGCGTTGGTGGTGGTGCAGTTGATCTACCGCCTGATCTATGGCGCACCGAACCTGGGCCTGATGAACTTTGGCGACAGCCTCAGCCAGTTCCTTGCGCAGATTGGCCGTTTTGGCAGCTTCCACAGCGAGCAGAAACCCTGGCCCTTCGCCGATTGGCCAACCCCGCGCGCGCCGGAGGGCGAGGCCGCCCACAGCGTGCCGCCGGCCCCGCACCCGGTGCGCGATGAGGAGCCCAAGCTATGAAGCTGTGGGTATTGCGCCACGGTGAAGCCGAGTCCCATGCGCCCAGCGACGCCCAACGCAACCTCACCGAACGTGGTCGCGATGAGGTGCTGCGCAGCGCCGCACACCTGATCGACCAGCCCATCAGTGCGATCATCGCCAGCCCCTATGTGCGGGCGCAGCAGACCGCAGAGTTGGTGCGCACGGCGTTGGGCGTTGTGCCAGAGATCCGTACCGTGCCGTGGCTGACGCCTGACAGCAATCCCCAGCAAGTGCTGGAAAAGCTCGACACCGATGACACGGTGCTGCTGGTCAGCCATCAACCGTTGGTGGGCAACCTGATCAGCTTTCTGCAGCACGGGCACCAGCGCCAGCCGCAACCGATGCACACCGCCAGCCTGGCAGAGCTGGAAGGGGACTTTCCGTTGGCGGGGCTGATGAGCCTCAACAGCGTCAAAAACCCCTGATTTTTCAGGCACAACACAATCAACTGTGGGAGCGGGCTTGCTCGCGAATACGGTGTATCAGTCAATGAATAGAGTGGCTGACACTCCGCATTCGCGAGCAAGCCCGCACACACTTATTTGTGTTGTGTCAGCAAGGAACTTGCAGTGCTCCTGTGTGCATGGAATAGTCCACCAAGCAAGTGCTTGGTTGGCTACCATCGGAACACACAGGAGCGCGTCCCATGTCTGTCGCTTTTCGTTTGCCGCTGCAGGTTTTCTTTGAACGTGAGGCGCGCCATCCGCGCCAGCGCTTCCTGGTCCAGCCCATTGGCGGTGGCGAGGTGCAGACCCTCACCTG
The Pseudomonas hygromyciniae genome window above contains:
- the sixA gene encoding phosphohistidine phosphatase SixA; protein product: MKLWVLRHGEAESHAPSDAQRNLTERGRDEVLRSAAHLIDQPISAIIASPYVRAQQTAELVRTALGVVPEIRTVPWLTPDSNPQQVLEKLDTDDTVLLVSHQPLVGNLISFLQHGHQRQPQPMHTASLAELEGDFPLAGLMSLNSVKNP
- a CDS encoding DUF4389 domain-containing protein: MNDPKAAPKYESIVLRILWMLVFALVWQVAQFILGALVVVQLIYRLIYGAPNLGLMNFGDSLSQFLAQIGRFGSFHSEQKPWPFADWPTPRAPEGEAAHSVPPAPHPVRDEEPKL